GGCCACGGCCATCGCGGCGATGTCTCGCGCGTCGACGAACGAGAGCTTCGCATCGGCGGCCGGGATGTGGAGCGCACCGGTCGTCTGGAGGTCCTGGAGCAGCGGGCCTCCGGAGAAGATCTGCATGAAGAAGTTGGGGCGCAGGTGGGTGAAGCCGAGCCCGGAGGCTTCCAGGTAGCGCTCCACCTTCCTGAGCGCGAAGTCCTCCCGCTGCTCCGCGCCCATGGCGGTCAGGTTGACGACGTGGCGGATGCGCTGCCGCTTCATCTCGTCGATGAGCGGAAGGGCAACCCGGTCCGCCTGCTCGTCACCGGGGCGGGCCATGAGGAACACGCGGTCGACACCGTCGAGGGCCGGCGCGAAGGTCTCCGGCCGTTCGAGGTCGAAGGGCACGTACCGCGTCAGTCCGCCGGTGCGGCTCGTGGCACGGCTCGGATCCCGGGTCGCTGCCCGTACCTCTTCACCGCGCTGCTCCAACTGCGCCACGAGGTGGCTTCCCACCGTGCCGGTGGCTCCGATCACGAGAATCCTGCCTGCCATGACTTCCTCCTGGTTGATGGGTGAATGACACGTTCATTTATCGAGCAAAAAAAGAGGCTCAGCCGAAGAAGCTCTTGAGGCCGGCCAGGTGGTAGCGCGAGTAGTCGTCGATGGCCTGCCGGATGTCGGCCTCCTCGTGGAAGTGGGTGAGGATGTCCACCATCATCCCCACGAAGTTCCGGTAGAGCCGGTCGAGATTGAAGCGCATCGTCTTGGTGACCTTGAGCTCCGGGTTCAGGGCGCGGAAGTGCGCGATGGCCAGCTTCACGAGGGTCGCGACGAGCTCCTCGGAGAAGGTCTCGTAGCGGGTTCCCTGGGAGCGGCCGAGCAGGATGACGACGCGTTGTCTGTTGGCCAGACAGAAGGCGAGCAGCTCCTGGGAAACCCCATGGAAGGCCGCCGTGGGCGCGAGCTCTCGGATGTCCTCGATGCCATCGAGTGACTTC
This is a stretch of genomic DNA from Archangium violaceum. It encodes these proteins:
- a CDS encoding SDR family oxidoreductase, which translates into the protein MAGRILVIGATGTVGSHLVAQLEQRGEEVRAATRDPSRATSRTGGLTRYVPFDLERPETFAPALDGVDRVFLMARPGDEQADRVALPLIDEMKRQRIRHVVNLTAMGAEQREDFALRKVERYLEASGLGFTHLRPNFFMQIFSGGPLLQDLQTTGALHIPAADAKLSFVDARDIAAMAVATLTAPGHAGKAYTLTGARALDHDEVARTLSDVAARPIQYVPLGEEDARQLLARSGLSPERVERLIGFYRLVRLGFCAPVSPDIETVLGRPPISFARFARDHASCWS
- a CDS encoding TetR/AcrR family transcriptional regulator — translated: MAQQLKDEVQEAIASAALEIFARKGFRQATMADIGKAARISTGNIYRYYENKEDLFHALLTEEFVGAFVDLVRRRVKSLDGIEDIRELAPTAAFHGVSQELLAFCLANRQRVVILLGRSQGTRYETFSEELVATLVKLAIAHFRALNPELKVTKTMRFNLDRLYRNFVGMMVDILTHFHEEADIRQAIDDYSRYHLAGLKSFFG